TTATGCAGTTATTTTTTCCATGTTAAGCAGATAGATGTTACTGTGCAACTCACCTGACCTTATCATGAGGACAGCACACAGAACACAGGGTCATGGTAGCTGTAGTACGTTCTCATCACACCACTGTGAAGACACTGGTTTGGTCGTAAGATGAAGATGTGGTCCAGCAGTGTGTTCTTTTCTGTGGTAGCATCAGTGACCACTTTGTCATATCCTCTAGACCTGAACAGCTCCAGTATTGGCTTGTTGTCAGAAGACATAAGATTCTCATTAAAATCACCACAGACAATGATGGGATGACAGTCAATGATCTCAAGTGCATCCAGAAGACTCCTTAGGTTGGATAAGAAGGATGTTAGGCTGTAGTCAGGAGGTCTGTAGACAGCTGCAATCAGTGCAGGCAGTGGAGCTTCAACCTTCAAAGCCACAAACTCAAGGTCAGTCACATTATGTAAGTATATTTTCTCATGAACTTGAATGTGGTCTCTTACATAAACAGCCACTCCACCCCCACCTCTGCTTGCCATGTGTGGAAACTGTGTGTATGACAGGTGCCTGTTCCTCTTGAACATTTTGTAGCCATCTAGATGGAGACTCTCTGCTACAAAGGAACCATGTAGATGAGTTTCCGTTAGACACAAAACATCTGCCAGACACAGCTCATGGTGGGCTTTAATGTCAGTGACATGAGATGCTAGACCTTCTGTGTTATGGTGGACAATGGTCAGAGTGTCATGTCTGCTCAGTAAAGGGCTTATTTTAAGAAGAGGCATCATGTCCTTCAAGCTGACTTGTCTCATGgtttccagagcagcagtgatTTCTGGGTTGGCGTAGATTTTCCTCTCATCCATGTCTAGAAGATGTAGTCCACTGAGAGAGGTCAACCTGCTGAGAGCAACATAAGCCATGCCAGCTTCAAACACATGCTTCAGTGACACCACAGCTGAGTTAGTGGTCATACCCTGAACCTTGTGAATGGTACATGCAAACGCCAGCTTGATGGGGAACTCTCTGCGAAAAACTCctttctgcttcaggttctcCTCAGCTCTGTCTATGTACACAAGGTTGTCTGATGATGAATTCCTTACAGCTGATTGTTCATTCATCTTCAGTACAAGCTTAGAGACATGTGTGTTTGGTCCAGAGGTCACAACTCTGACCAGAGTAGCAAATGCACCATTTACTAACCCCTGAGACACAACCAGGTTCCTGGTGAGCATAACTCGAGCTCCCTCAGCCACTAGCAGTGTGTCTGGTAACTCACTCTTACCTCCTTTTAGTGGTGTGGACTGTAGAGTCATTCTACCTGTCTGAGGCTCTTTCTTGTAGTCCTCTGCATCAATGCTGATAGTGttgctgtggagcagagacagtgttTCTGTAACTGCTTTTGATCTGCTTTAGTCTGGCATCTACGTAGGCAAACAGAGGTTTAGACACCATGGACACTTCATCAATAACGAGGATTTAAGCATTTAACAGGTCAGCTCTAACTTCATCCAGTTGGTTACCAAGTCCCTGAAATGGAGGCTTAAGGCTTCTGGGCAATTTGAGCAACGAGTGCAGTGTTGAGCCTGATATGTTGAAGGCTGCAGTTCCAGTAAAGGACGTCAAGAGCACAGTGGGACTTGACATGTCAGTCTCATCACAGTGTCTGGGCAGTCTACTCAGTATCTTAGAGGCCTCTGAGTGGATGCATTTAATGAGATGAGACTTTCCTGTTCCAGCTCCACCATTGATGTAGTAGAACTGCTCAGGAATCAGACCACACACACGTTTGATGCACCAGTCTCTGACTTTATAGAACACACAGGCCTgcttctggttcaggttctgatACATGTGTCGTAGCACAGTGGGGTCAATAGCAGGAGGTTCTCTCATGGCTCTGATTTCTGTGGCAGCATTAGCCTGACGACTGTAATCTGAAATGTTCTCCTGTTCCCGTTCATCTTGTGGTTCCCTGGATTCCAGTTCATCGTTACATTCCAGTCTTACAAGTTCAGACTCAGGTGCCAGATTACTCCATTCATCAATCACACCTCTGTTCTCCTCATACTCTTCAATGGCTTCCTCAATCTCTTTACTGTGCTTCTCATATTTGTCCTTGTTTCGTTTGACAATAGCTTTGACTGTCTCAGGATGTTCGCAATACAGCAGCCTtacacagccactgttgtgGAAGGACTCATATGTGCGAAAATGAGGACTtttcagctgcaggtcagatCGAAATGGAAGGTACAGCTTTAGTAAAGCTCCATAGTATTTCTCAGGATACTTTTTCTCTGATGGACGGTAAAATCTGATGACAGCAGGCTTATCATTCTTTCTCATCTGAACAAAGCCCATGTCATTCAGCAGAGGTAATACGTCTTTGCTTTTACTCTGTTGACCATATACAATTCTGCATGTAGCTGCAAAGTCAGCCAAGCACATCACCTCATACTGTGGTGTTTCTGGTCTGCACTTGTACATGTGAGTCAGAGACGTCATCCACACATTTTCACTTTCTGGGGTGGTTTCATCAAGCTGTGACATCGGTATGATGACGAAACCACGTGAACACTTTTTCATGTGAATCCCACAAGCTCGAGCCACACATTCCTGAGAACTGATCTCTCTCTTCTTTGAGTAGGCCTGCATGACTGCCCTCATCTCATCACATTCATTAACACCGTCTGTGTTGCAGTTCTGGATGACTGTTTTCAGGTACTCAGACAGTCCACTCTCATTCTTACACATGTATGAACATAGGTAAACTACAACACTGGCAGGGTTTAAGATGTACGACAGGTCTAGGTTTCCATCCCAGGCTTCCAGCAGATGTGGGTTATATGCGTTTACCCAGCAGTCCTTTGGATCACGCTTCAGTACCACTGAACTGGACTTCATCACCAAACGGAGGCATTGATTATATTCTGTGAGTGTTAATTCACTTTGTGTCAGGAGCTGTTGTAAACCCAGGGACGCTGACCTCAGGTTCATTCAGGTCTGTTTAATGGCCTGAGTTTGTTCTTTGCTTCCTCCAGTGAAAGGGAGTCGTCTGTGCTTTCTTTGGGTCTGACTATCATTGTCCTGCTGGCTGGTGGTTTGGGAAATCCAAATCAACAATCTTCTCCAAAGTACTTGAAACACGACCTTGAGTGTTTTTTGctgtgtacttgtacttctGTGACTTTCTTGTACAagtcaggttgtgtgtgttggtcaggAAGCTGAGCTGTCATGTACGTCTATTTCAAACTCAGGTGCACCTTCTACCCACAAAAGACAGTGTATGTGAGGGGAACCCCGATTCTCGAACTCCAGTCTGATAAAATGATCCACAACCTTACCAAGGACAGCATTGGACAAGATCAAGTCTCTAAACAGTGCTTCGACACGTTTATCAAACATGCGCATTGCTGTCACAGGATTGCTTCTCAGAATGTCAgttttttctgtccagctcaGTTCATCAAAGTTGACTTCCTCACCCTGCTGACGTTTTATTGCCTCAATCACTTCAGGCCAACGCATTTCTGCTGCTGAGAATGTGCAGAAAAGTGTAGGAGTTCCCAACTGTCTGATGATGGCAAACAGATCCTTAGTGGTTTTCTCCCAGTATGCTGGTGTTCCTCTGAGTGGCTGCATGAACCTGATGGCATCTTTGTTCCTCACCAGCTTCTCAACCTCTCGTTTGTCTTGTAACATTCTAGATGTTATTCTGCGTCCATCTCGAGTCACAGGTTTTCCTTTGCGTAATTGGATCATCATGCTTGAAGTAGCCAAATGTATTTCAGTGACAAACTGTGCAAAGAACAGATAGTTTGTGTCTCTGGCAAAGCGTTCATCAATACAGAAAAGCCTGGATTTAAAGTATTTGCTTGTGGCTTTCCCTGCCATGGCTTTCCCTGTTCAGTAACTGAACAGGGAAAGCCATGGCCTCCAGGTTGGGTGTTTTAAAGAAGCTCACTggattgtttttttctgctggaGCAACAGAGTAGATGCCTTCACTGAAACATAAAATCTCCTCAGCAACATCAGGTGGCTGCAGACATGATTCTAAAACCAGACCCCCGTTAGGCATGTCTCCTTCCTGTTCAGTGTCTTCTCTCATCTCCTCAGGTTGATCATCATTATGTGGCAGTAGGTCGATGTGTTGTTGCTCATTTTCATGAAATGCATTAATTTCACACCTGTCTATTTGCATGAGTTCATCTTCCCCATATTCATCATCAGCCATTGTTTCactctcatcatcatcctcctcatctgtaAGTGTTGGGTCACATAACTCAGGTTCATCTCTAATAGTTATGTCTTCATACTCAGGATGGATGTGCTTTAGTTTATGCAGAGCCTGCACTAGTTTAGACCAGGTTACAGTCTGGAACATCTGATGACCTCTGTAACACAAGCGTCTCTTCAGTTTCACTCTCAGGACCTGAGACTCACTTCTCACTCTGGGTAAAGCATCCACTGTCTCCTGTAGCTCAGATGGAACACACACCACATTACCATGTATTGCTCTCTGTTTGCCTTTGGGAAGTGGAACAATCTTAGCAAATGGGATGCACTTTGCTATCAGATGTCTCTCCAGTATGTTCAGGTCACACAGTTCAGCAGGAATGTCAGCGAGTTCCAGGTTGTTGGCTACAGCAAGGTGAGGCATGGTCCCCTTTTTGGTGATTATGACACGTGTGACAGATccactctttctttctctcgtCTGGCACCTTGCACTGTTGTTCATTAGTGCAGACATTGTCACAGACATGAACATACTTTGCAGTGAAACATGTGGACACTACATCTTCATGTTTAGTGTGAGATGACCTTTTACAGACTTGTACTTGGTTTGGGAATGATGCCTTATGACAGACAGTGCAGACATAAGTAGGACCAGCCTTTATTTGGGATCTGAAAACAGCTGTAGCCTCTTGGATTAAACTGTTGTCAAATTGCCATGTATGATTATTATACCGTCTgtatttcctctttattttcattGCACATCTCATATTGTGCATTATCCTAAATGCAAGATTGTTTCTATACCTGTTCCTCATCAGCTGTTATGAGTGAGTTCTTTGTGTCGAATCCTGAATGCAACATTATGTGCATAACGCTGAGTCATGTATGATCGCTGCCTTTGTCTAAATTCAGCATTGAGTTCATAACGGTTGGTTAGATAGTGCTTTTGTTTCTCCCTGAAACCAGCATCACATCTGTAACGCCCAGTTATATAACGCTTCTGTTTTTCCACAAAAGCAGCATCATGTCTGTAACGCCCAGTTATATAACGCTTCTGTTTTTCCACGAAAGCAGCATCATGTCTGTAACACTCAGTTATATAATTCTTCTGTTTATCCCTGAAACCAGCGTCACATCTGTAACGTTTAGTTACATTTCTGTTTCTCCCTGAAACCAGCATCATGTCTGTAGTGTTCAGTCatgtattgttgttgtttctttctgAAATCAACATTGTCTCTGTACTGGaaatttttattaattattttattttgtcaaaatTCAGGATTGCTTTGATATTTCCTGCTGATATAGAAAATTTTATTTGCCCTGTAAGTTTTATCTGAAGCATACTTTTCACTCTActttcttttttgattttcttttctttgtagaCCTTTTTCTTTCAGTATCTGTCTCATCTTAAactttctccttctgtttttatTAAGTTTTGACAGTTTACAAGAAGATTGACAGAGATCAACAGTTGTTGTCTTTGCAGTAGACAAGCTTGATTCAATCTCATGTCGGATTTGTGTATCAGCTAGAACGAGATGAACTTTTTCTAATTCCACTGCAGTTAGGTTAGTTGACAAACCTTGTAAAATGTTATCAGACATACTTATGACAGGGTTCAGTAGTGGAGCAGACAATGTAGTGTCATGGTTGTCACAAAGACCAGTGATTGCAGAGCTTGATTCGGGCTTAGCATTATGCAACAGAGCATGTGCCACAGTTATGTGAGGTGTACATCTGCTTTCTATAGGCTGGACAGCATCATTCAGGTTGTAGAATTCCACAGGCTTCATTTCCTATGTACAGGAGGATTGTGTCCCCAAAATCTGGTGACTTCTGGTGAGTCTGTCAATCATGTCACTGAGATGTGTAAATGTGAGCATCACAGCAGTACCAAGACTATTTGATCCCATGGGTAAAGGCAAACCTTTAGCTGTTCTTGAGTGAGGTTCAAAAAAACCCATACCTGTTTGATCTGGTTCTGAACACTGCAATACATAATCCTGTCATCATCAACAATGCGCAGTGCACTCCAGATAACAAACAGCTCAAACTTGCTTTTAGGTCAAGGAAACTGTCCACAGCTCCAGGTAAAGGATCTCCCAATGTGCCGTAGCGGGAAGGTTGTGTCATGTCAACTTGATATACATGTCTGCGTGCTGCTGCTTTATCAGGGAGCTCATCAGTAGCCAGATGTACACTAGCAGGAAACCTTCTTTGGGCCTCTTTATACATCACATCACCTTTATCCAAAACAAGATTATCATCTGCTCTAGTGAAGTTTTTGTTCTCATAAAAGAACGCAAGAAAGGTCAGTGAGTTACAGGTGCATTGGCTGTTCCTGGATCTACCATACCTCATAGAAGCCTGGCTGCGGGATGCACGTACACAGGTTTCATTAGGCTGAACTCCCAGGTCTACAGTGTGTGCACAAGACGGTCCAGCTACACAAGCAGCACCAGTCTGAAGTCCTGCCTTCAACACATCAGCATATGACGTTTTGGGTAGAAGTGGAACACACTTTGACCTGTGTTGTTTACCTGGTCAGCATTAGAAGGTCCAGCTATACATGCAGCATCACTTTCATGTCCTCTGTTCAACACATCAGCATGAGGAACTCTTGGGACAGATGGTTCAGGACGTAGACCCACCTGCTGTACACTTTTACCTGAACAATTTTCAGTTACCTTGGTGGTTGTCTGAGGACCAGGACATTCTACTTGTTCACCAGTTGCTGCACAGTCAgactccttcagcttctgccACCGCTGATTTGCGCCTTGGGACCTCTTATTCTTCCTTGGCATTGTGTTCCAAGTTCACAAATGTCAAACCAAATAAGTGACTGTGTTGACGTCAGTAGAGCCGAGATTTCTGGAGATTTCTAATCACAGGCAAAAAACTGCCTGGTGTCACTCAGAAAAGCTTCTAGGCCTGTAATaatacaactaaaatatttcttaaatatgaaacaaacaagTTGATGAATAAAGTCAAACTGTGTTTATAGTAATTgctaataatatattaatagtcTATTATCCTCTAATATGCCTTTAATTGCTGTCCTGTGCTCAACTCTTAGCACCTACCAGCATAATAACCTTTATATTAGTATAGTTTTGTTATTGATTACGTTACAGATTTCTGAGCCTTTCAGTAATACCTAATGTAAAACTATAAAGGAGGTCTGGTATGCTAGATTATATACTACTGCTTAGATAGAGTGGATACAGTAGAGAGATACAACAGATAGAATTTCCAAATATTAGATAGAGGTGGTAGGTGGGACAGGATAGACAGAATAAGCCAAATTATAGGGACAAGAGAGGTGATGATCACAGACAGCACCTGCAAggcacaaaaaacataattaaaaatgaatagaaaaaaTCATGTACAATATCAAGTTTTTATCAAAGTTTAGTAGTTGAACAATAAGGTTTAGTGATAATACTAAAGAAAACCATCACTATTCTGCTTTGATCAATAGAAAACGATTGGTTTCATAATCACCCAGTCAGTGGATGTGAATCAGTGTAGGAATAtaaacactgcagtgacagtcgAGCTACTTTATTCATCCTTATGAGGTAACTGTTTTTGACAACTGCACTGATGAGGCACTACTCTACCAAGTGAGCCACATCTGTTCCTTGATGCACCTTTATATCCATTAGCTTTCTATGTGTTTGAACTTATCGTCAGGTCAGGCAGCAACACTAACACTGGCAGACTATTAGAGACAAGAGCAAAACGTTAGTTTttcataaattaaacatttggCAGAACTAACATTTTTCACAACACAGAGTTTGTATTAAGAGTCtataaaaatctaaatattctGGAATATATAGTGCATAGTCAACATAAGAATTAAGTAACCATTCCCTTTAATTTAAGACAAACAAGCTCTTGCAGTCCAAATAGTGgatgtttaataaatgtttatatttatccCTGAAGAGCTTAATGAAGTTAAAATAATTTCAATAGAATGTCTTAATCATGTTTAGGCAACAGCAGCTTAgtggtttaaacttgtgttgGGTAGTATAGTCTTTCTTAGTTTCATACAGCAAATACTGTTCATTGTTCCTGTGCAGTCTCAAGCTGACAAAACACATGGCATAAACatacgtaggaacaaacattaagctgcattaatgagtcattGTAGATCTGCTTAGTCCTGCAGTCATGACATGGAGTTCAACATTTACAATCTGTTGTCTGCTGTAAAGGGATTTACATGATTATTACAGTTgtctattaaatatttaaaagatgTAGCATCACTAAACTAAAATAAGTAGCGGTAGTCTGAGATACAGTAGACTGAGATACAAACCATAAAGAGCCGCTGCGTGCTCCCGCATCACGCCAAGCTACTACTGCTAATGTGTATTTTTCCTATAGTTAGCATAATTGTCAACTGTTCACcacggtgaagttagtttgacgttggacattcaacagacatttgaccgaaagtacctccagataagcagtccgtgtttgaacaagtga
This Betta splendens chromosome 14, fBetSpl5.4, whole genome shotgun sequence DNA region includes the following protein-coding sequences:
- the LOC114870002 gene encoding uncharacterized protein LOC114870002, translating into MNEQSAVRNSSSDNLVYIDRAEENLKQKGVFRREFPIKLAFACTIHKVQGMTTNSAVVSLKHVFEAGMAYVALSRLTSLSGLHLLDMDERKIYANPEITAALETMRQVSLKDMMPLLKISPLLSRHDTLTIVHHNTEAESLHLDGYKMFKRNRHLSYTQFPHMASRGGGGVAVYVEAPLPALIAAVYRPPDYSLTSFLSNLRSLLDALEIIDCHPIIVCGDFNENLMSSDNKPILELFRSRGYDKVVTDATTEKNTLLDHIFILRPNQCLHSGVMRTYYSYHDPVFCVLSS